Genomic DNA from Paenibacillus sp. KS-LC4:
AAGATTTAAGGAATTAAAGCCGGACCTTATTACAATGGATATCACGATGCCAGAGATGGACGGCATTGCAGCACTTAAAGAAGTAAAAAAAATCGACCCGAATGCAAAAGTCATTATGTGCTCTGCAATGGGACAGCAAGCAATGGTTATTGATGCCATTCAAGCTGGAGCAAAAGATTTCATCGTAAAGCCTTTCCAAGCTGACCGTGTTATTGAAGCAATCAAGAAAACGCTGGGCTAACGGTTGTATGCGATGGTCAAACTTAAAGCTCGTGTAACGCTTATATTGTTTTCAGGCATGGCCGTTCTGCCTGCCGCCGCTTTTGCGGGAGCAGCTCAGACGAGCCAGCCTGAATCACCATATACTAGCCCGTCCAACATGGCAGGTAGTGTGGTATGGGTTATCTTTTCTTTGTTGCTAATTATCGGGTTAATCATTGTTGTTATTAAATGGCTCTCGCGGCGCAACCGAGCGTTCGGAGGAACAAATCGTTCGCTTCGCTCGCTCGGGGGCATTTCCTTAGGTCAAAATCATTCGCTTCAAGTTGTTGAGCTTGCAGGCCGTCTATATATTGTAGGGGTTGGTGAGAACATTACCTTGCTGGATAAGATTGATGATGAGGCACAGGCTGAGGCAATTATTGAGGCAATGGAGAGGCAAGTGCAGGGTGGCTGGTCGCCTAGCGCTTTGACGGGCTTAATCTCACGCTTTCGTCAAGGCACTGGCGAGCAGGAACCACGAGATGAACAGTGGAATGATGCTTCTTCGTTTCAGAATGTGCTCAAGGACAAGATGAATCGTCAGGCGGATCGCAAGCAGCAGCTCGAAGCACTCCTCAAAGACCCTAACCCTAATGAACGGTTGAATGATGATCATGAAAAATAAATGGTGGATAGCTCTTGTTGCGGTACAGTTAACCGGACTCATATTTCAATCACATGCTTTTGCTGAACCGCTGCCGAACGTAGAAATTAACTTTGGCAATACGGGCAGTGATCAGCCGAACCCTAGCGCGCTATCGATATTGTTGCTTATTACTGTACTAAGCATAGCACCTGCTATTCTAGTATTAATGACCAGCTTTACACGCATTATTATCGTGCTAAGCTTTGTTCGAACATCCCTCGGTACGCAGATGATGCCGCCGAACCAAGTGCTGATCGGACTTGCGATGTTTTTAACCTTTTTTATTATGGCCCCTACCTTTGGTCAAGTAAACGAGGTAGCCTTTCAGCCCTATTTGAAAGGGGAAATTTCCCAAACAGCGGCTTTCGAGAAGGCGTCTGTGCCGATGAAGGCGTTTATGTTCAAGCAGACGAGGGAGAAGGACTTGAAGCTGTTTATGGATTACACGAAGACGGAAAAGCCGGCAACATTCGAGGATATTCCACTGACGGTTCTCATTCCGGCATATGCGATTAGCGAAATTAAGACAGCCTTTCAAATGGGCTTTCTAATATTCATACCATTTCTCGTCATTGATATGATTGTAGCGAGTACATTGATGGCGATGGGGATGATGATGCTTCCGCCAGTAATGATTTCATTGCCGTTCAAGCTTTTGCTGTTCGTCATGGTAGATGGCTGGTATTTGATAGTCAAATCCTTGTTATTAAGCTTCAATACCTGACGACTGTAAGGGGGATGTTCAATGAGTGCCGATTTTATTATCGGTTTGGCAAGCGAGGCTGTATTTGTAGTTTTAAAAAGCAGCGCACCTATGCTCGCTATCGCTCTTGTTGTCGGACTATTGGTTAGTATTTTTCAAGCGACTACCCAGATTCAAGAGCAAACCTTAGCATTTGTTCCGAAAATCGTAGCGGTTTTTGCATCCGTTGTTTTGTTTGGGCCGTGGATTTTAAATACGATCGTCGATTTCACTTATAATCTGCTGGACAACCTGTATAAATATATCGGATAGGCGTGAATCGCAGCGATGGAGCTTATCGAAAAAAGTTTTCCTATTTTTTTGCTTATTTTTTGTCGAATTACATCATTTTTCGTCGTGGCTCCGATGTTTTCAGGTAAAATGGTGCCGAATGTTGCGAAGCTTGGGCTAGGTTTTTTTATATCCTTTATTGTGTTTCTCACTTATGGCGTGAACCAGACGGTGGCTACGGATGCAAGCTATGTGCTTTACGTTGTACAGGAAATATTGATTGGCCTGCTGTTCGGGTTTGTTGTTTATTTATTTTTTGTGGTCGTACAGACAGCAGGGGCATTAATGGATTTGCAAATTGGTTTTGCAATGGCGAACGTCGTCAATCCTTTGACGGGCACTTCGGCACCATTGCTGGGCAATTTTAAATACCTTATGCTCATTGTCATTTTCTTTTCCTTGAATGGTCATCATTATTTGCTTAAAGGGCTAATGGACAGTTACAAATGGATGCCGCTTGCTGGAGAGTTTTTTGCGAGAATCAGCAGTGGCAGCATTAGCGAGTTTTTAGTAAAGGCAGTTGGAAACACCTTCCTTCTAGCTTTGCAAGTTGCAGCACCGCTGGTCATTGCTATGTTTCTAACCGATGTTGGGCTGGGGTTTCTAGCCAAAACAGCGCCCCAATACAATGTGTTTGTTATTGGAATACCGCTCAAGCTCATTATCGGAATGATTTTGCTCGTGCTTTTAATGCCGGGACTTGCCGGATTATATGAACGGCTCTTTTCTATTATGTTTGATAATCTGGAGCAGCTATTCGTTATTTTCAAAGGGCCGAACGGGTAAAGGGGGCTGTAATGGTGCAATTGTATCGCTTAAAGCTCGACCTGCAGCTGTTCAGCCAAGAAAAAACGGAAAAAGCAACCCCGAAAAAACGCTCGGAATCACGTAAAAAAGGGCAGGTTTCCAAATCGGCGGATTTTCCCAGCTCCTTCATTTTATTGTTTACGTTCGCTGGTTTTGCTATGTTTGGCGGTTTTTACAAAAAGCGTATTATGACGATGTTCGATGATATATTCGAAAATTGGCTGCTTATGGAGCTGACCTCAGAAAATGTTTTCAACTTATTTTATACGCTAATAACCCAAATGCTGATTTTCTTGTTGCCGATATTTACGATAGCCATTTTGGTTGGCATTATTGGCAACGTTGCTCAATTTGGATTTCTGCTTACTGGAGAGCCGCTTAAGTTGAAGATCAGCAAGCTCAATCCACTCCAAGGATTAAAGCAAATATTCTCAATGCGCTCGATTGTGGAAATGCTTAAAAGCATGCTCAAGCTTGCAATCATTGGATTGCTGGTCTATCAGACGATTGCCAGTGATTGGAGCCGGTTGCTTTCGCTCTCAGATTTATCTGTTGAACAAATTTTCGCCTTTGCAGCTGGTTTGACAGTTAATTTGGGGATTAAGATCGGTGCTGCACTAGTCATACTTGCCTTTGCCGATTATTTGTATCAAAAGTATGAAAATGAGAAAAGCATGAAAATGTCCAAGCAGGACATTAAGGATGAGCATAAGAAATCAGAGGGTGATCCGCTAATTAAAGGCCGCATCCGTGAAA
This window encodes:
- a CDS encoding response regulator; protein product: MANRILIVDDAAFMRMMIRDILSKNGYEVVGEAPDGAQAVERFKELKPDLITMDITMPEMDGIAALKEVKKIDPNAKVIMCSAMGQQAMVIDAIQAGAKDFIVKPFQADRVIEAIKKTLG
- a CDS encoding flagellar biosynthetic protein FliO; translated protein: MVKLKARVTLILFSGMAVLPAAAFAGAAQTSQPESPYTSPSNMAGSVVWVIFSLLLIIGLIIVVIKWLSRRNRAFGGTNRSLRSLGGISLGQNHSLQVVELAGRLYIVGVGENITLLDKIDDEAQAEAIIEAMERQVQGGWSPSALTGLISRFRQGTGEQEPRDEQWNDASSFQNVLKDKMNRQADRKQQLEALLKDPNPNERLNDDHEK
- the fliP gene encoding flagellar type III secretion system pore protein FliP (The bacterial flagellar biogenesis protein FliP forms a type III secretion system (T3SS)-type pore required for flagellar assembly.), translating into MKNKWWIALVAVQLTGLIFQSHAFAEPLPNVEINFGNTGSDQPNPSALSILLLITVLSIAPAILVLMTSFTRIIIVLSFVRTSLGTQMMPPNQVLIGLAMFLTFFIMAPTFGQVNEVAFQPYLKGEISQTAAFEKASVPMKAFMFKQTREKDLKLFMDYTKTEKPATFEDIPLTVLIPAYAISEIKTAFQMGFLIFIPFLVIDMIVASTLMAMGMMMLPPVMISLPFKLLLFVMVDGWYLIVKSLLLSFNT
- the fliQ gene encoding flagellar biosynthesis protein FliQ, which encodes MSADFIIGLASEAVFVVLKSSAPMLAIALVVGLLVSIFQATTQIQEQTLAFVPKIVAVFASVVLFGPWILNTIVDFTYNLLDNLYKYIG
- the fliR gene encoding flagellar biosynthetic protein FliR; its protein translation is MELIEKSFPIFLLIFCRITSFFVVAPMFSGKMVPNVAKLGLGFFISFIVFLTYGVNQTVATDASYVLYVVQEILIGLLFGFVVYLFFVVVQTAGALMDLQIGFAMANVVNPLTGTSAPLLGNFKYLMLIVIFFSLNGHHYLLKGLMDSYKWMPLAGEFFARISSGSISEFLVKAVGNTFLLALQVAAPLVIAMFLTDVGLGFLAKTAPQYNVFVIGIPLKLIIGMILLVLLMPGLAGLYERLFSIMFDNLEQLFVIFKGPNG
- the flhB gene encoding flagellar biosynthesis protein FlhB, translating into MVQLYRLKLDLQLFSQEKTEKATPKKRSESRKKGQVSKSADFPSSFILLFTFAGFAMFGGFYKKRIMTMFDDIFENWLLMELTSENVFNLFYTLITQMLIFLLPIFTIAILVGIIGNVAQFGFLLTGEPLKLKISKLNPLQGLKQIFSMRSIVEMLKSMLKLAIIGLLVYQTIASDWSRLLSLSDLSVEQIFAFAAGLTVNLGIKIGAALVILAFADYLYQKYENEKSMKMSKQDIKDEHKKSEGDPLIKGRIREKQRRMAIQRMMQQIPNADVVITNPTHFAIALKYDSSNMEAPVIIAKGMDHVALRIREIAKEHGVITMENKPLARALYERAEIGDAIPADLFQAVAEVLAYVYKLKGRVKSS